The region GTCCGCCGCGGATTGAGCTCCATTGCGGACGGACGCTGCTTGGGCGAACACAAAGAACGCGACGGCGGCGAAGAGCAGAATCCCCGTAAGCCAGATGTAGATCGGCAGAGTCTGCCCACGATCACCCAGAAGCCGTGCGGCGGTCAGCCGCCTGTCACGCTGGTGACCGCGGTCCGAATCGCCCCCGAGATCATGCCGTCCAGTCCGATTTGGTCGATCAGCGTAAAGATCCCCGCAATGATGATCATCAGGCCCGCGTACTCCACGAACCCGGCTCCCGCGTCCCGCTGCCTGCCCTGCATCCGAGAGACGACAGTCCACGTCCACCTGTTGAACCTGTCCACTGCGCCTGCCCTTCCGCCGAACACCACTACCGACCCGGCCACCGTACGTGAAAGACCCTCTACTCCGCGTGGGCCCATGGGCCCAACTTCCCCCCGCGGTACGCCCCATCACTCCCACCCCTCCCGAGCCGTACCCAGCCATCGGGCGATCGCTTCGCTCCGTGTCGTACTGTGCAGCTTTGCGAAGATGCGGTTGATGTGGTTCTTGACGGTCTTCTCGCTGATGAAACAAGTGGCGGCGATTTGCTGGTTGTTCACCCCTGCCGCGATGAGATCCATGACCTCCACCTCCCTTGAACTCAGGCCGAAGTCCGGGCGGTTGCGGTCACGGACAGCAAGTGTCGTCGCGTGGCCCAGCCGGGTCTTTGGAGTCTGCCGCAAGACTGCCATAGCTGGTTGCAGGTGCGAAGAGACTTCGTTCGGTTCGTAGGAAACGCCGAGCGAATCCGCCACCGCCGGGCCCGGGGGTGAGGTATGCGGACCCTTCGCCGGCTGTGCCGTCAACCGGGCTCCTCTTCCCACCGCCCGTACGGCCTCCGTCAACTCCTCCGTCGTAAAGCCTCCGTGGACCAGGTAGCCCGACGCGCCCCTGCTCAGCGCCTGTCTCACCACCTCCGGCTCGCTGCTGTACGTCAGCATCATCACGGGGGCCAGTCGCGCCAGTTGGGGTAGGGCTGTGAGGCCATCCGTGCCGGGCATGCGTACGTCGAGCAGGACCACGTCGGGGTGCGCTCGCTCCGCCGCCGACACCGCTTCGGTGCCGTTGGACGCCTCCGCGACCACCTCGATGTCCTGGTGGCCGCCGAGCAGCGCGGCCAGTCCCGCCCGCACCACCGGGTTGTCGTCCGCCACCAGAACTCTCAGCGGGTCCGGCCGCCGTTCACCTGTGGACATGGGATGCGGCCTCCTTCCGGGGCCGGGGGCTGGGTACGTAGTCAAGGCCGGGAGACCGCACGTCCACGCGGATCTCCGTGCCTCCTTCCTCGCACCGGCTCAGGTGAATCACGGCGCCCAGCGTCCTCGCCCGTTCCACCATGCCCAGCACGCCGAAGTGGCCTGATCTGGCGCTCTCTTCGAGGTCCAGGGGGGCCGGGAGGCCCACTCCGTTGTCCCGGATGTGGAGCGTCATGCCCTCCCCGGACGACTTCGCCTCCAGGGTCACCCTCGTCGCGTCGGCGTGCCTGCGCGTGTTCTCCAGTGCCTCCGACACGATCGCCAGGAGGTGGTGGGCGGTTCGGTGCGGGAGGGTGGCGAGCTGTCCGGGCCGGGGCACCAGGGTTGTACAAATTCCCGTGTTCCGCTCGAACTCCGCTGCCCTGTGGGCCAGTTCAGCGGTCAGGTCTACGTCCGGTGCCGTCAGGTCCGTGTGGTGGCGCAGGTCGGTGAGGAGTTCGCGCGACTCCGCTGCGGCGCGGCGGGCCGCCGAGGCCACCAGGGTCGCCTGGCGGCTCACCACCTCCGGGTTCGCCCCGTCGCCCGACGAGGTTGCCGACAGGGCCTCCGCCGCCAGTGCCAGGCCGTGCAGGGTCTTGGCCACCGAGTCGTGCATCTCCCGTGCCAGGCGGGCCCGTTCCGAATCCACCGCCTCGGCAACCGCCAGCCGGGAGTTCGCCTCCGCCAGTGCCTCGCTCGCCGTACCGAAGCGGAACATCAGGTTGCGCAGCGTGACGCCGATGATGCCGGCGCCGATGCAGAAGCCCGCTATGAGCAGGGTGCTGGTGCCGGTGCCCGGGCGGTGTTCCCAGGCTCGGTGGACCGTGAGGAGTGCCACCAGTTGCAGGCCCGTGAAGACGCCCGAGCCGCGCCAGCCGTAGAGGAGGCCCGCGAGGAGAGGGGTGCAGACCGTGGCGTAGGCGAGAGGTGAGGCGGGGGACGCGGTGAGGAGGAGTATCGCCGCGAACGTCAGGTCCGCCGCCATGAGGGCGGGGTGGGCCAGGAGGCGGGGGGCCAGCCGGTCCCAGTCCCGGTACATCGCGTACGAAGCGGTGATGCCCAGGACCGCCGCCGCCAGGACCGCGTAACGCGGGGGCCCATCCGCCGTGTTGGTCATGGCGAAGGGGGTGCCGAGGGCCAGCATCGTCATGCGTACGGCGAACGTCTGGCGGCACAGGGCCTGGAGGGCGTTCAGTTGGAGGCGGACGGTGGCGGGGGCCGGGGCGTCGTCGGCCAGGTAGCCGGCGGTCGGGTCGTAGCCCCGGCCGCGCTTCACACGACGTCGCATGTCCGTCACCCACGCCTTCATCGGCATCGCCCTCAACGTCCCAGGATCGAGCCGAAGTTCGTACCCGAGCCGAGGAACATGCCGGTCGCGATGAGGATCATCGTCGCCGGGAGCATGAACACCAGGGTGACGAGAGTTGCCTTGGGGATCGTCTTCGCGGCGCGGCGGCGGGATTCCTGGGCGTCCGTGCGGCGCATGTCGGCGGCGATCTGGATCAGGGTCTCGGCGATCGGGGAGCCGAGTTCCTCGCCCTGTTGGAGCGCCGAGACGAACTGGGCCACCTGCTCACTGGAGTTGCGCTTGCGGAGCTGGTCGAAGGCCTGGCGGCGGCTGACGCCCATGTCCATCTGGCGCAGGGTGATGCGCAGTTCGTCCGCCCACGGGCCCTCGTACTTCTCCGCCACCCTGTCCAGGGCCTGACGGAAGCCCAGGCCCGCCGAGACAACGACCGCGAGCACGTCCAGGAAGTCGGGGAGTGTGCGGTCGATTACCTCCTTGCGTTCCCGTACCGCCTGCCAGATCGCCAGGTCCGACGCGGTCGCCCCGAACGCGAACGTGACAGCAGCGAGGAGCAGTTGGCCGTTCGAGAGGAAGATCAGGCCCATGAGGACGCCGAAGGAGACGTAGACCGCCCGGCGGGCCGCGTAGCGGGTGATGGTCAGGCCGCCGGGGTTGCCCGCCATGTCGATGCGGAGGCGTTTCGCGTCGACCCGGCGGGGGCCCATCAGGCGGAGGACGAGGGGCGCGAAGCGCATGCCCATGCGGTCGACCGCCGAGTCCGCTTTAGAGACCCGGGTGCCGCCCACCTCCAGGGCGAGGAGCAGGTCGGAGGGGAGTTTGACGTCGGCTCGGATCATGCGGATGCCCAGCAGGGCGCCCGCGACCGCGATCGCCATCAACAGGGCCAGTAGCAGTGGCAGCAGCACAGTGAACTCCCCCCTCACACTTCGATCTTGCCCAGGCGGCGGATGAGGAAGAAGCCGACCGTGTACAGACCCAGGGAGAGAAGGATCAGGCCCTGGCCCAGGGCGGAGCCGGTCACCTTCTCCAACGCGCCCTCGTTCGAGGAGTTGATGAGGAGGAGGGAGCCGAGGCCGAGGCAAGGGACCGTGAAGGCCGTGGCGTTGACTTCCGACAGCATCGTGCGGACCTCTCGACGCGTCTCCTTGCGGTCTTCGAGGGTCTGGGTGAGGTTGCGCAGCGAGCTGACCACCGATCCGCCCGCCTTGTTGGCCAACACCAACGTGGTGACGAGTACGACCAGTTCGCGGGACGGGAGTCGTTCCGCCAGCTCGCCCAGTGCGTCGTCGACCGTCCGGCCCAGGCTCAACTGGTCGGCCACGCGTGCCAGTTCCTCGCCCGCGGGTGCTTCCAGTTCCTCCGCCGCCATAGCCAGCGACGTACGCAGTGCGAGGCCGGCCGCTGTCGCATTGGCCAGCAGGCGTGCCACGTCGGGGAGTTGGTTGATGAACGCCTCGATGCGTTTCTGGCGTTGCCAGTTGAGGAAGATCGCCGCGCCCCAGATCGTCACCAGCGCGGCGATCGGGCCGAAGAAGGGGGCCAGTACGGCTGCTGCCAGCAGCCACAGCGCTACGCCGACCGCGGTGACGTATGTGAAGAACTCGCCTGCTGTCAGGTCGAGTCCGGTCGCCGAGAGGCGCAGGTGGATCGTGCGGCCGAGGCGGGTGCGGCGCAGCCGGCGGTCGACGGTCGCGAACCGGCGTACGCGGCCTGCCGCCGTGTGCAGCGCGCCGCCGCCGGAGAGACGGTCTTCGAGCTCCTGGCGCTGGGCGCGGCCGGTGGCGTACGTGTGCACGCCCGCGACGGCGAGTGTGCAGCACAGCATGGTGGCGCCCAACGCGAGCGGGACCGAGTTGTTCATGGCTTCTCGCTCCGCACGGTCGTCCTGGTGGTCGTAGGTGTGGTGGTCGTAGGTGTGGTGGGGCGCATGGTCAGGCGCGGGGTGGGCCGGGGTTTCGTCGGCTTCGTCGTCCGGGGGTTCATCCGATGGCCTGCCTCGTGTCCGTCACGTCGAGCACCTCGGCCACTCCGAACGCCGGTGGCAGCGACTCGTTCGCCAGGTACAGCTTCTCGGCGACCGGGCGCGGCACCGGAAGGTGTTCGAAGTAGCCCTGGGCGCGGCGGTCGGGGCCGGTCGGACGGGTGACGTAGCGGGAGACGGTCACGATGCGGAACTGTTCGCGGCCGTGGGAGACGAGCAGGGCGATCTCCGCCACGCGGCGGGAACCGTCGACGTGGCGGGCGAGTTGGACGACCACGTCGACCGCCGAGTTGATCTGGTCCTTCAACGCCTCGAAGGGGATCATGACTTCGGACATCGAGCCCAGGGTCTGCAGCCGCATCAGCGCGTCCTCCGCCGAGTTGGCGTGGACGGTGGCCAGGGAGCCGTCGTGGCCGGTGGACATCGCCTGGAGCATGTCGAGGGTCTCACCGCCTCGGACCTCACCGACGATGATGCGGTCGGGGCGCATACGCAGGGAGTTGCGGACCAGGTCGCGGATGGTGACCTGGCCCTTGCCCTCCACGTTCGGCGGGCGCGATTCGAGGCGGATCACGTGTTCCTGCTGGAGCTGGAGTTCGGCCGAGTCCTCGATGGTGATGATGCGTTCGTGGGCGGGGACCAGGCCGGAGAGGGCGTTGAGGAGCGTGGTCTTGCCGGTGCCCGTGCCGCCGCTGACGATGACGTTGAAGCGGGCCCGGACGAACGCCGCGAGAAGCATCAGCATCTGCTCGTCGAGCGAACCGAGGCCGATCAACTCGGGGAGTGTGTAGGCGCGGGGGAAGCGGCGGATCGTGAGGGTCGGGCCGGTGAGGGAGAGGGGCGGGATGACGACGTTGACTCGTTCGCCGGTGGGCAGACGGGCGTCGACCATCGGATTCGACTCGTCCACACGCCTGTTGACCGTCGAGACGATCCGCTCGATGGTCTGCATCAGCTGCTCGCTCGACGCGAAGCGCATGGGGAGTTGTTCGACGCGACCCGCTCGTTCCACGAAGATCGAGTCCGGGCCGTTGACCATGATCTCGGTGATCGACGCGTCGGCGAGGAGCGGTTCGAGGACGCCCAGGCCGAGGGCTTCGTCGACCACCCGCCGGATGAGCTGCGAGCGTTCGGCGGAGGAGAGGACCGGGCCCTCACGGCTGATGATGTGGCCGAGGACGCGTTCCAGGCGGACGCGGCGTTCGGCCGCCGCGAGGCTCGACATCTCCGCGAGGTCGATCTCTTCGAGGAGCTTGGCACGGTAGACGGCGACGAGGTGGCCGTCCTCGCGCGCGGTTCCGTTGCCGTGGTCGTCGGCGGAGGCTATGCGGGAGCGCAGGCTCATGGTCTCGGTCTCAACTCCTCTCCAGTCAGCATGTGTTGCTCGGTCGGTCGGTCAGTGGTCTGAGGTCAGCCGTCTTCGTCGTTGGGCATGGTGGCTCTGCGGGTCACAGGCCAGGAGTCGAAGATCGGGATGATCGCGGGGACGGTCACGGTCACGGTCGCGGTGGTCGTGTCCCCCGCGCCCAGCGGTGCGTCCACCTGGGGGTTGAGCCAGTCGCTGACGGAGGCGATACCCGCCGCCTGTCCGTCGCCCCCGAGAGAGGTCGCCCGGGCCGCCGCGCGGGCCCCCGTACCGGCTTGGTTGATGCCGTAGCCGATCAGGCCGAGCTGGATGCAGGCCAGGCCGATGACGATGAGGATCGGGAGGAAACCGGTGAACTCCAGAATGGAGGAACCCCGGTCTCTCTCTTCCCGGACGCGGTTCGTGAGTCGGCCCCGAAGGCTCCTCGTCCTCATCCGTCCCCGTCTCCCTCCAGCGCCGCCCCCGCTTCGCCGTCAACCGTCCAGTTGACGTCGAACCCTGGGAAGAACAGCGGAACTTGGGCACTGACGGTGGCCTTCATGACCTCGCCCTGGGGGCCGCAGTTGATGGCGGCGCCGTTCCAGGCGCCGGGGAGATGCTCGCCGCCCGCGCTCTCGCAGGCTCCCTCGTAGCCGCCGGGGTCGAGGGCGTACGCCGCTGTGGCCGCGCGAGCCGCCTCGTCGGCCGCGTTCCCGGCCAACGAGTACGTGTAGCCGTACAGCACGCACTGCCACAGGATGCTCATGACGACGAGCAACAGCGGGAACATGCCCGCGAATTCGAGGGTGATCGCCCCTCGGTCGCCGCCCTTCTCCGCTCGCCGCCGGAGCGTCAGTGAGCCCCGGTCGGACGTCGACGAAGACTTACGCCGTCTGCCACCGCCCCCCTCATGGACGACGACGAGCCCCAACTCCGCCGCCAGCGCCCACAGCGCCTGCTTGACCGTCGACCTGCTGTCCAGGTCCTGGAGCCGTCCGGCGTCCACGACGCCCTGAAGTTCCTTGAACGCGGCGGGAATCGACGCGCGGGCGACCTTGGTGCCGGTGACCTTCTCGACGAGCGAGGGCTGGATCTCCGTACCCTTGGACTGCCTGTTGACGACAGTCAACGTCTCCTCGGCCTTACGGATCTGGAGGCGGTCCCAGAGACGGACCATGCGTTTGGCGGCGCGGACGGCGACGACGTCCGGGGTGACGAGGAGCAAGGCGTGGTCGGCCATCTCGACGGCGGCGGCCGTGGCCGAGTCCATCCGGGCGCCGCAGTCGACGATCACGACGTCGTGGCGGGAGCGCAGGACGCCGAGGATCTGGCGGGTCACGCGGTCGGTGACCTCCTCGCCGCGTTCGCCCTCGGCGGGGGCGAGGAGCAGGCCGATACCGGTGTCGTGGGTGAAGACGGCGTCCTGGAGGACGCGTGGGTTGATGTCCGTGATCGCGGCCAGGTCGGCGACCGACCTGCGGAACTGGACGTCCAGGTAGGAGGCCACGTCCCCCGACTGGAGGTCGAGGTCGAGCAGGGCGACCGTATGCCCCGACGCCCGTGCCGCGAGGGCGAGTTGGACGGCTGTGACGGTGGCGCCGACGCCACCCTTCGCGCCGGTCACGGTGACGACCGTACCGCCAGGACCCGCGTACAACTCCGGTGCGCTGCTGCCGAGATGGCGCCGCATACCCGACGACCAGGCCGCCGCCGCCTGTACGCGCTCGGCCAACGCCTCGTAGCCGAGCGGGAGTTGGACGATTCCCCGGGCGCCGGAGTCCATGGCGGCGGTGAGGACGCCGGTGCTGGGGTCGGCGGTGATGAGGACGACCCCGACCGCCGGGAAGCGCATCACGAGGTCGCGTACGAGGTCGAGGGCCGGGACCGGCCCTATCCGCTCGTGCACGAGGACGACTTCCGGCAGCTCGTCGAGGGACTCGGCGGCCAGCCGGGCCAGCGTGTCGAGCAGCGCGGTCGAGTCGCCGACGGGCGGGGCGGGTTCGGCGTCCGGGAGCCGGCTGAGGAGGGTGCTCAGGGCGCGGGCGGACTCGACGTCGGCGGTCGCGGGAAGGATGCGGATGGTCATCGGCGCGCCCTCGGCAGGCCTGTCTGCGACTGGGACCGGGGCTGTCGCTGCGACCGTCGTCGGGGCTGTGAGTGCGACTGCGGCTTCGGCTTCGTACGTACGGACCTCATGCCGGCCTCCTACTTGTCCTTCTCGAGGGTGTACGTACGGTCGGCGGCCCCGGGAACGGCCGTCAGTTCGCCGCCCGCGACGAGGGACAGTCGGACGTGCTGGGCAAACGACTCGGCGTACGCGACACGTTGGGCGTCCGGCGTCTTGAGCGCGAAGGTGATCGGGACGGCCTCCGTCGACGTCCGCTGGCGTTCGTTGCTCGACTGTCCCGGTTCGAGGGCGGTGATCTTGCCGACGTCGATGACCCGCGCGTTCGTGACGAGCAGCTTGGCCTCGTCGACGCCCTTCTCGCTGTCCTTGGACTCGAAGGTGGCGTAGATGTTGACGAGCGACCCCGGGTCGATCTTTCCGGCCACACCCGTCGACGCGTCGATCATGATCGCGATCTCCTGCTCACCGGCGGCCAGCGCGGGCCGGTCGACGATCATGTCCGTCTGCAGCAGGGAGCCCTTTTCCAGCCGGGTCACCGCGACCTTGCCGCGGATCTGGGAGACACGCGTGACGGCGGTCTCCGACAGCCACCGCTTCGGCATGGAGATCTTCTCGAACTGGTCGGCCGTGAGCTCCTTGTAGGGCGCGATGTCGCTCCTGAGGCGGTACGCCGTCACCTCCGGGCCGACCTTGGAGTTCACGTCGCGGATCACCGAGAGCACTCCGACGAAGGCGCCGATGGCGCACAGGACCGAGAGGACCAGCAGGATGACGCCGCGGCGCTGGCGCGAGTTCACTAGATCTCACCTCATGGGGGGGCTTACCGGGTAGTGGGGCGGGCCTGCTTTGTCTGCCGGGGGTCCGGGGGTTGCCCCCCAGGGGGATGCAGCATCACGCGGACAACCTCGATCGGGGGTGGGGACGGACACGTCTTGTACGTCTCTTACGTCGTACCTCGGGGCAGTGCTCGTACTGTTGTTCCTGTTGCTCCTGCCGGGGTTCCTGCCCGTTCGAGGGCCGCGGGAAGCTCCGGAGGCGGGGCGAGTGATGCGGCGCAGAATCCGCAGCGGTCCCCGATGAGTTCGAGGCCGCACCAGTGACACTCCTCGCGGCGTACGGAGGAGACCAGTTGGTAGAGCACGGAGACGTCGTGCAGCCCCGCCGCGAACTCGACGATCTTCCCGGTTCCCCACCAGCGCGGGGACTCCGCGGGCAGCGGAACGGGGGCGAC is a window of Streptomyces sp. B21-083 DNA encoding:
- a CDS encoding response regulator transcription factor, giving the protein MSTGERRPDPLRVLVADDNPVVRAGLAALLGGHQDIEVVAEASNGTEAVSAAERAHPDVVLLDVRMPGTDGLTALPQLARLAPVMMLTYSSEPEVVRQALSRGASGYLVHGGFTTEELTEAVRAVGRGARLTAQPAKGPHTSPPGPAVADSLGVSYEPNEVSSHLQPAMAVLRQTPKTRLGHATTLAVRDRNRPDFGLSSREVEVMDLIAAGVNNQQIAATCFISEKTVKNHINRIFAKLHSTTRSEAIARWLGTAREGWE
- a CDS encoding sensor histidine kinase — its product is MRRRVKRGRGYDPTAGYLADDAPAPATVRLQLNALQALCRQTFAVRMTMLALGTPFAMTNTADGPPRYAVLAAAVLGITASYAMYRDWDRLAPRLLAHPALMAADLTFAAILLLTASPASPLAYATVCTPLLAGLLYGWRGSGVFTGLQLVALLTVHRAWEHRPGTGTSTLLIAGFCIGAGIIGVTLRNLMFRFGTASEALAEANSRLAVAEAVDSERARLAREMHDSVAKTLHGLALAAEALSATSSGDGANPEVVSRQATLVASAARRAAAESRELLTDLRHHTDLTAPDVDLTAELAHRAAEFERNTGICTTLVPRPGQLATLPHRTAHHLLAIVSEALENTRRHADATRVTLEAKSSGEGMTLHIRDNGVGLPAPLDLEESARSGHFGVLGMVERARTLGAVIHLSRCEEGGTEIRVDVRSPGLDYVPSPRPRKEAASHVHR
- a CDS encoding DUF5936 domain-containing protein is translated as MLPLLLALLMAIAVAGALLGIRMIRADVKLPSDLLLALEVGGTRVSKADSAVDRMGMRFAPLVLRLMGPRRVDAKRLRIDMAGNPGGLTITRYAARRAVYVSFGVLMGLIFLSNGQLLLAAVTFAFGATASDLAIWQAVRERKEVIDRTLPDFLDVLAVVVSAGLGFRQALDRVAEKYEGPWADELRITLRQMDMGVSRRQAFDQLRKRNSSEQVAQFVSALQQGEELGSPIAETLIQIAADMRRTDAQESRRRAAKTIPKATLVTLVFMLPATMILIATGMFLGSGTNFGSILGR
- a CDS encoding type II secretion system F family protein; this encodes MNNSVPLALGATMLCCTLAVAGVHTYATGRAQRQELEDRLSGGGALHTAAGRVRRFATVDRRLRRTRLGRTIHLRLSATGLDLTAGEFFTYVTAVGVALWLLAAAVLAPFFGPIAALVTIWGAAIFLNWQRQKRIEAFINQLPDVARLLANATAAGLALRTSLAMAAEELEAPAGEELARVADQLSLGRTVDDALGELAERLPSRELVVLVTTLVLANKAGGSVVSSLRNLTQTLEDRKETRREVRTMLSEVNATAFTVPCLGLGSLLLINSSNEGALEKVTGSALGQGLILLSLGLYTVGFFLIRRLGKIEV
- a CDS encoding CpaF family protein, producing MSLRSRIASADDHGNGTAREDGHLVAVYRAKLLEEIDLAEMSSLAAAERRVRLERVLGHIISREGPVLSSAERSQLIRRVVDEALGLGVLEPLLADASITEIMVNGPDSIFVERAGRVEQLPMRFASSEQLMQTIERIVSTVNRRVDESNPMVDARLPTGERVNVVIPPLSLTGPTLTIRRFPRAYTLPELIGLGSLDEQMLMLLAAFVRARFNVIVSGGTGTGKTTLLNALSGLVPAHERIITIEDSAELQLQQEHVIRLESRPPNVEGKGQVTIRDLVRNSLRMRPDRIIVGEVRGGETLDMLQAMSTGHDGSLATVHANSAEDALMRLQTLGSMSEVMIPFEALKDQINSAVDVVVQLARHVDGSRRVAEIALLVSHGREQFRIVTVSRYVTRPTGPDRRAQGYFEHLPVPRPVAEKLYLANESLPPAFGVAEVLDVTDTRQAIG
- a CDS encoding TadE/TadG family type IV pilus assembly protein, whose protein sequence is MRTRSLRGRLTNRVREERDRGSSILEFTGFLPILIVIGLACIQLGLIGYGINQAGTGARAAARATSLGGDGQAAGIASVSDWLNPQVDAPLGAGDTTTATVTVTVPAIIPIFDSWPVTRRATMPNDEDG
- a CDS encoding AAA family ATPase, translated to MTIRILPATADVESARALSTLLSRLPDAEPAPPVGDSTALLDTLARLAAESLDELPEVVLVHERIGPVPALDLVRDLVMRFPAVGVVLITADPSTGVLTAAMDSGARGIVQLPLGYEALAERVQAAAAWSSGMRRHLGSSAPELYAGPGGTVVTVTGAKGGVGATVTAVQLALAARASGHTVALLDLDLQSGDVASYLDVQFRRSVADLAAITDINPRVLQDAVFTHDTGIGLLLAPAEGERGEEVTDRVTRQILGVLRSRHDVVIVDCGARMDSATAAAVEMADHALLLVTPDVVAVRAAKRMVRLWDRLQIRKAEETLTVVNRQSKGTEIQPSLVEKVTGTKVARASIPAAFKELQGVVDAGRLQDLDSRSTVKQALWALAAELGLVVVHEGGGGRRRKSSSTSDRGSLTLRRRAEKGGDRGAITLEFAGMFPLLLVVMSILWQCVLYGYTYSLAGNAADEAARAATAAYALDPGGYEGACESAGGEHLPGAWNGAAINCGPQGEVMKATVSAQVPLFFPGFDVNWTVDGEAGAALEGDGDG
- the cpaB gene encoding Flp pilus assembly protein CpaB; the protein is MNSRQRRGVILLVLSVLCAIGAFVGVLSVIRDVNSKVGPEVTAYRLRSDIAPYKELTADQFEKISMPKRWLSETAVTRVSQIRGKVAVTRLEKGSLLQTDMIVDRPALAAGEQEIAIMIDASTGVAGKIDPGSLVNIYATFESKDSEKGVDEAKLLVTNARVIDVGKITALEPGQSSNERQRTSTEAVPITFALKTPDAQRVAYAESFAQHVRLSLVAGGELTAVPGAADRTYTLEKDK